From Diospyros lotus cultivar Yz01 chromosome 4, ASM1463336v1, whole genome shotgun sequence, a single genomic window includes:
- the LOC127800547 gene encoding dirigent protein 18-like, with amino-acid sequence MDVLVNLLPSVLIMTMVCFLFFFIFIDQSFSARNLLLVDGEDDRHNNIHHSLSFCIQDVLSQSHSSSEPVTTKVNNHHHHQQQQQQLVLPFPKPLGFFPPAGGIPVTSNPNPMVADSGLSTDQMLDLPAGIIDTSFPARAAALVDHLELEFGAVTVIDEALFKGAFGSVLVGKAQGMYVASSEDGISHILLAMTASFPSTTGESVDIVDGLRLFGVHRAYAAESHVAVIGGTGKYQSANGYAAIKTLNLSSKAMENDSKEAYKVLCFEVFLG; translated from the coding sequence ATGGATGTGCTCGTGAATTTGCTCCCTTCCGTGCTAATAATGACCATGGTctgcttcctcttcttcttcatctttattGATCAATCGTTTTCAGCTCGAAACCTCCTCCTCGTCGACGGCGAGGACGATCGCCACAATAATATTCATCATTCACTCAGCTTCTGCATTCAGGACGTCCTCAGCCAAAGTCACTCATCATCAGAACCAGTCACCACAAAAGttaacaatcatcatcatcatcagcagcagcagcagcagttaGTACTGCCTTTCCCTAAACCATTAGGCTTCTTCCCTCCCGCAGGAGGAATTCCCGTGACTTCCAATCCCAATCCAATGGTCGCAGACTCGGGCTTGTCAACCGACCAAATGCTTGATCTGCCTGCTGGAATTATTGACACGTCTTTTCCAGCAAGAGCTGCTGCATTAGTGGATCACCTGGAACTGGAGTTTGGGGCTGTGACAGTCATCGACGAGGCCTTGTTCAAGGGTGCATTTGGCTCAGTGTTGGTAGGAAAAGCACAAGGGATGTATGTTGCGAGCTCTGAAGATGGGATTAGCCATATACTGTTGGCAATGACTGCGAGTTTTCCTAGTACTACTGGAGAATCTGTCGACATCGTCGATGGCTTGAGACTTTTCGGGGTGCACCGGGCTTATGCTGCGGAGTCTCACGTGGCAGTTATTGGTGGAACCGGAAAGTATCAAAGTGCAAATGGCTATGCAGCCATTAAAACCCTGAATCTAAGCTCCAAGGCTATGGAGAATGACAGTAAAGAAGCATACAAGGTCCTTTGTTTCGAGGTGTTTCTTGGTTAA